Proteins co-encoded in one Arachis hypogaea cultivar Tifrunner chromosome 11, arahy.Tifrunner.gnm2.J5K5, whole genome shotgun sequence genomic window:
- the LOC112722442 gene encoding ATPase 11, plasma membrane-type, producing the protein MGDKSVELEAVLKETVDLENIPIEEVFENLRCSREGLSSKAAEERLAIFGHNKLEEKKESKFLKFLGFMWNPLSWVMEAAAIMAIALANGGGKPPDWQDFVGIITLLVINSTISFIEENNAGNAAAALMARLAPKAKVLRDGRWNEQDAAVLVPGDIISIKLGDIIPADARLLEGDPLKIDQSALTGESLPVTKGPGDGVYSGSTCKQGEIEAVVIATGVHTFFGKAAHLVDTTNQVGHFQQVLTAIGNFCICSIAVGMIIEIIVMYPIQDRKYRPGIDNLLVLLIGGIPIAMPTVLSVTMAIGSHRLSQQGAITKRMTAIEEMAGMDVLCSDKTGTLTLNKLTVDKNLVEVFAKGVDPDTVVLMAARASRLENQDAIDTAIVGMLADPKEARAGIQEVHFLPFNPTDKRTALTYIDQDGKMHRVSKGAPEQILHLAHNKSDIERRVHAVIDKFAERGLRSLAVAYQEVPDGRKESAGGPWQFIGLMPLFDPPRHDSAETIRRALNLGVNVKMITGDQLAIGKETGRRLGMGTNMYPSSALLGQDKDESIAALPIDELIEKADGFAGVFPEHKYEIVKRLQARKHICGMTGDGVNDAPALKKADIGIAVADATDAARSASDIVLTEPGLSVIISAVLTSRAIFQRMKNYTIYAVSITIRIVLGFMLLALIWKFDFPPFMVLIIAILNDGTIMTISKDRVKPSPLPDSWKLAEIFTTGIVLGSYLAMMTVIFFWAAYKTNFFPRVFGVSTLEKSAHDDFRKLASAIYLQVSTISQALIFVTRSRGWSYVERPGLLLVVAFIVAQLIATLIAVYANWSFAAIEGIGWGWAGVIWLYNIIFYIPLDIIKFLIRYALSGRAWDLVIEQRIAFTRQKDFGKEQRELQWAHAQRTLHGLQAPDTKMFTERTHFNELNQMAEEAKRRAEIARLRELHTLKGHVESVVRLKGLDIDTIQQAYTV; encoded by the exons TGAAGTTCTTGGGATTTATGTGGAATCCCCTTTCTTGGGTTATGGAGGCTGCTGCTATAATGGCAATTGCTCTTGCCAATGGAGGG GGTAAGCCTCCTGATTGGCAAGACTTTGTTGGTATTATCACTTTGCTTGTCATCAATTCAACCATCAGTTTCATAGAGGAGAACAATGCTGGTAATGCTGCTGCAGCTCTCATGGCTCGTCTCGCTCCGAAAGCAAAG GTTCTTCGTGATGGTAGGTGGAACGAACAAGATGCCGCAGTCCTGGTTCCTGGTGACATCATCAGCATCAAACTTGGAGATATTATCCCTGCAGATGCTCGCCTTCTCGAAGGTGATCCTTTGAAAATTGATCAG TCTGCACTTACCGGTGAGTCCCTACCAGTGACAAAGGGTCCCGGTGATGGTGTGTATTCTGGTTCAACCTGCAAACAAGGAGAGATTGAAGCTGTGGTCATCGCTACCGGTGTTCACACCTTCTTTGGGAAAGCTGCTCACCTTGTAGATACTACTAATCAAGTCGGTCACTTTCAACAG GTCTTGACTGCAATTGGTAACTTCTGCATATGTTCTATTGCTGTGGGGATGATCATTGAGATCATTGTTATGTATCCCATTCAAGATAGAAAATATCGTCCTGGAATAGATAACCTGCTTGTGCTTCTCATTGGAGGAATTCCAATTGCCATGCCGACGGTTTTGTCCGTGACCATGGCTATTGGTTCTCATAGGCTCTCTCAGCAG GGTGCTATCACAAAGAGGATGACAGCCATTGAAGAAATGGCAGGCATGGATGTTCTTTGTAGTGACAAGACTGGGACTTTAACACTAAATAAGCTTACGGTCGACAAAAATCTTGTCGAG GTTTTCGCAAAAGGAGTGGACCCGGATACTGTTGTTTTGATGGCAGCTCGAGCTTCAAGACTTGAGAATCAAGACGCCATAGATACTGCCATTGTTGGGATGCTGGCTGATCCAAAGGAG GCACGTGCTGGTATACAAGAAGTGCATTTTCTTCCTTTCAATCCAACTGATAAGAGGACTGCATTGACCTATATTGATCAAGATGGTAAAATGCATAGAGTAAGCAAAGGTGCACCCGAACAG ATCCTTCACCTTGCCCACAACAAATCAGACATCGAACGCAGAGTTCATGCAGTGATTGATAAGTTCGCAGAGCGCGGTCTGCGATCTCTTGCTGTAGCATACCAG GAAGTTCCCGATGGAAGGAAAGAAAGTGCTGGAGGCCCATGGCAGTTTATTGGCCTTATGCCTCTCTTTGACCCACCTAGGCATGATAGTGCCGAAACAATACGGAGGGCACTAAATCTTGGAGTAAATGTCAAAATGATTACAG GTGATCAACTAGCTATAGGAAAGGAAACAGGACGACGCTTGGGAATGGGTACCAATATGTACCCTTCATCTGCTTTACTTGGACAGGACAAGGATGAATCCATTGCTGCCTTGCCCATTGATGAACTAATCGAAAAAGCCGATGGATTTGCTGGTGTATTTCCTG AGCACAAGTATGAGATTGTGAAGCGATTGCAAGCGAGGAAACATATCTGTGGAATGACTGGTGATGGAGTGAATGATGCACCTGCTCTAAAGAAGGCAGACATTGGTATAGCTGTCGCCGATGCCACGGATGCTGCTCGTAGTGCATCTGATATTGTTTTAACAGAACCTGGTCTTAGTGTTATCATAAGTGCTGTTTTGACCAGCCGAGCTATTTTCCAGAGAATGAAAAATTATACA ATTTATGCTGTCTCAATCACAATTCGTATCGTG CTCGGTTTCATGTTGCTGGCTCTCATATGGAAGTTTGATTTTCCACCTTTTATGGTTCTTATTATTGCTATCCTGAATGATG gTACTATTATGacaatttcaaaggatagagtaaAACCGTCACCACTGCCGGATAGCTGGAAGCTAGCAGAGATATTTACTACTGGCATTGTGCTCGGAAGTTACTTGGCAATGATGACTGTCATTTTCTTTTGGGCTGCATACAAGACAAATTTCTTCCCG CGAGTGTTTGGTGTTTCAACCCTTGAAAAAAGTGCTCATGATGATTTCCGAAAACTCGCCTCAGCAATCTATCTTCAAGTGAGCACCATTAGCCAAGCTCTTATATTCGTGACTCGTTCTCGAGGCTGGTCATATGTCGAGCGTCCGGGATTATTGCTGGTGGTTGCTTTCATCGTTGCTCAGCTG ATCGCCACGTTGATCGCAGTATATGCAAACTGGAGCTTTGCGGCGATCGAAGGAATAGGATGGGGTTGGGCTGGTGTAATATGGCTATATAACATAATATTCTACATCCCTCTTGATATCATCAAATTCTTGATTCGCTATGCTTTGAGTGGAAGGGCTTGGGATCTTGTCATTGAGCAAAGG ATTGCATTCACTAGGCAAAAGGACTTTGGGAAAGAACAAAGGGAACTTCAATGGGCACATGCTCAAAGAACACTGCATGGATTGCAAGCCCCTGACACTAAGATGTTCACTGAGCGCACGCATTTCAACGAGCTCAATCAAATGGCCGAAGAAGCTAAGAGGAGAGCCGAAATTGCGAG GTTGAGAGAGCTCCACACACTGAAAGGTCATGTGGAATCAGTTGTGAGATTGAAGGGTCTGGACATAGACACAATTCAGCAAGCATACACAGTTTGA